In one Capra hircus breed San Clemente chromosome 22, ASM170441v1, whole genome shotgun sequence genomic region, the following are encoded:
- the HESX1 gene encoding homeobox expressed in ES cells 1 isoform X1 has product MQPDSELRRLSHGERGDSQRLKDTELHDITTPQKFSGAIGKSLEKRLLLEKPMSPMTGLDQKKDCVPSTKPHRPWADTCGSSGKEVNLCLHVPTLPSGISLPQTVDHSVPEESVWKYEDYFAPSERLSLKRELSWYRGRRPRTAFTQNQIEVLENVFRVNCYPGIDIREDLARKLNLEEDRIQIWFQNRRAKLKRSHRESQFLMAKKNFNTDLLE; this is encoded by the exons ATGCAACCTGACTCTGAATTAAGAAGACTTTCACA tggggagaggggagattcCCAAAGGTTAAAAGACACAGAGCTACATGACATTACTACTCCCCAGAAGTTCTCGGGAGCAATAggcaagtcattggaaaagagatTGCTGTTAGAGAAGCCAATGAGTCCCATGACTG GACTGGACCAGAAGAAAGACTGTGTTCCATCCACGAAACCCCACAGGCCCTGGGCAGACACCTGCGGCTCTTCAG ggAAAGAAGTTAACCTATGTCTACATGTCCCAACTCTTCCCAGTGGGATCTCATTACCTCAAACTGTGGATCACTCAGTGCCGGAAGAAAGTGTTTGGAAATACGAAGATTACTTTGCACCCTCAGAGAGACTTTCTTTGAAAAGAGAGTTGAGTTGGTATAGAGGCCGAAGACCCAGAACTGCTTTTACCCAAAACCAG ATTGAAGTGTTAGAAAATGTCTTTAGAGTAAACTGCTATCCTGGCATTGATATCAGAGAAGACTTAGCTCGAAAATTGAACCTAGAGGAGGACAGAATCCAG ATCTGGTTCCAAAATCGGCGTGCAAAGCTGAAAAGGTCCCATAGAGAATCACAGTTtctaatggcaaaaaaaaatttcaacacaGATCTCCTGGAATAA
- the HESX1 gene encoding homeobox expressed in ES cells 1 isoform X2 has product MSPSLQEGARLGESKPSPCPFSIESILGLDQKKDCVPSTKPHRPWADTCGSSGKEVNLCLHVPTLPSGISLPQTVDHSVPEESVWKYEDYFAPSERLSLKRELSWYRGRRPRTAFTQNQIEVLENVFRVNCYPGIDIREDLARKLNLEEDRIQIWFQNRRAKLKRSHRESQFLMAKKNFNTDLLE; this is encoded by the exons ATGTCTCCTAGCCTTCAGGAAGGTGCTCGGCTTGGGGAAAGCAAACCCTCACCCTGCCCCTTTTCAATTGAGAGTATCTTAGGACTGGACCAGAAGAAAGACTGTGTTCCATCCACGAAACCCCACAGGCCCTGGGCAGACACCTGCGGCTCTTCAG ggAAAGAAGTTAACCTATGTCTACATGTCCCAACTCTTCCCAGTGGGATCTCATTACCTCAAACTGTGGATCACTCAGTGCCGGAAGAAAGTGTTTGGAAATACGAAGATTACTTTGCACCCTCAGAGAGACTTTCTTTGAAAAGAGAGTTGAGTTGGTATAGAGGCCGAAGACCCAGAACTGCTTTTACCCAAAACCAG ATTGAAGTGTTAGAAAATGTCTTTAGAGTAAACTGCTATCCTGGCATTGATATCAGAGAAGACTTAGCTCGAAAATTGAACCTAGAGGAGGACAGAATCCAG ATCTGGTTCCAAAATCGGCGTGCAAAGCTGAAAAGGTCCCATAGAGAATCACAGTTtctaatggcaaaaaaaaatttcaacacaGATCTCCTGGAATAA